The following DNA comes from Hyphomicrobiales bacterium.
TCTCGACGTCCTCATAGCGCTCGTCGGACGGCGCCAGCCATTCCTTCTCCGCGCCCCAGTAGGTGTCCTTTTCCGGGTGCCAGATGTCCTTGCGGCCGTAGCCGAAGCCGAAGGTCCTAAGACCCATCGATTCATACGCGACCGTACCGGCCAGGATGATGAGATCGGCCCACGAGACCTTGCTGCCGTATTTCTTCTTGATCGGCCACAGCAGACGGCGCGCCTTGTCGAGGCTGACATTGTCCGGCCAAGAGTTGAGCGGCGCAAAACGCTGGTTGCCAGTGCCGCCGCCGCCACGGCCATCGGCCAGACGGTAGGAGCCGGCGGCGTGCCAGGCCATGCGGATCATCAGTCCGCCATAGTGACCCCAGTCGGCCGGCCACCAGTCCTGGCTGTCGGTCATCAGGGCGTGGACGTCCTTCTTGACGGCGTCGAAGTCGAGCGACTTGACCTGCTCGCGGTAATCGAATTCCGCACCGAGCGGATCGGTCTTGCTGTCGTGCTGGTGAAGAATGTCGAGGTTGAGGGCGTTCGGCCACCACTCCATGACATTGCTGCCCATCGCGGTATTGCCGCCGTGCATCACCGGACATTTGCCGGTTTCGTTCTTCGCGTCCATGGCTGTCTCCCTTCGAGGTCGTCGTTGCCTGTTCTCAATCATCGATCGGCCGGAACCGGTGCGATCGGTTTCAAAGTCCGGGGCCGCTTTCGCATCGTTTCAAATGTTGCAACGCGTCAGGTTCGGTCCGGTTCCTGAAATCAAGTTAGAATGGTTCTACAGGCATTCAATGATAAGAGGAAATTGTATTTTCTGATTGGTATGATAAGTTATTCTGATGATAAATATCACTCTGAAACAACTCCGCTATTTCGATTCTCTGGCGTCGGAAGGCCATTTCAAACGGGCGGCCGAACTGTGCGCGATCTCGCAGCCGGCCCTGTCGATGCAGATCAAGGAGCTGGAAGACGTGCTAGGTGCGGCGCTGTTCGAACGCAGCGCCCGCCAGGTGCGGTTGACCGCCTTTGGCGAAAAGATCGCGGGACGAGTCGAGGAGATTCTGCGATCCGTCGATGAGCTGGGGGACTTCGCCCGCGCGTCGCGCGGCCTGCTATCGGGAAGCCTGCGGATCGGCGTCATTCCCACGATCGCGCCGTATCTCCTGCCGACGGTGATCGGCAATCTCCGTGCCGCCTTCGAGGGAGTCGATATCCACGTGCGAGAGACGTTGACGTCGAAACTTGTGCAGGAACTTCTCGACGGGCGCATCGATACGGCCATTGTCGCTCTGCCGGTATCCGAGCCGAACCTGACGGAGGTCGCGCTGTTCACGGAAGACTTCGTCCTGGTGCGCCCGGCGGCGGATGAGGGCCAACCCGTCCCGGAACCGGCGGCGCTGCGGGACATGCACCTGCTGCTTCTGGAAGAGGGGCATTGCTTCCGCGATCAGGCGTTGACCTTCTGCGACCTGAAGCCGACCCCGCCGCGCGCGGGGCTGGACGGCAGTTCGCTGTCCACGCTCGTTCAGATGGTGGGCGCCGGCATTGGCGTCACGCTCATTCCCGAAATGGCAGTCGGCGTCGAAACCCGATCGGCGCCGGTGTCGATCGCGCGCTTTGCAAGCCCGACGCCGTCTCGAACCGTGGGAATGGTCTGGCGCAAGTCCAACCCGCTTGCCGAACAGCTCATGCAGGTCGCCGAAATTGTTCGCCAATCGGCCGAGACGCAAGGTGCCGCGCGGAGCCACTGACCAGCGCGCTCGTAACGGATCGATGATGAAGCGATGGGATGCCAAGTCGGACAAGTGTCCGATGTGCGGATGACGCGTACGTCTTACCTATCGAGGTGACGGGGCGACCGGCGCAATCAATATGAAGAAAAGCGCCTGGTTGAGAGGAACCACCATGACAACCATCATCGGTACGGCTGCTGACGAAACACTGGACGGCGGAGTAGACGGAGACAACATCCGCGGCGACAGCGGGCACGACCTCATCCGAGGATTTCAGGGCAACGACACGCTTCTCGGCGAAGTCGGCGAGGACACGTTGCGCGGCGGCAACGGTGACGACACCCTGTGGGGCGGGCTCGGCCATGACAGCATGGTCGGCGGCCTGGGCAACGATCTTTTCGTGATCCAGAACAACAGCGGCAACGACACGATCAACGGCGCCGACGGAATCGATCACCTGAACCTGGAGAATCTTTTCGGCACCGGCGTTACCGTCGATCTGGACATCGGCGAGGGTGCGTCCTTCGTCAACGGGACCGCGATGACGCTGAGCTCGATTGAGGTCGTGACCGGCACGGACACTTTCGATCTCCTGTTTGGCAGCAGCGCCAACGAAACCCTCAATGGCGGACTTGGCGATGACCGGGTTTTCGGCCGTGGCGGGCGCGATCTGCTGACGTCCGATGGCGGTGCCTCCGATTTGTTCGGTGGTGCCGGCAACGATACGCTGGCGGGTAGTGGCGCTCTCAATGAAGAACTCGATGGAGGCACCGGTAACGACCAGTTTCTGCTGACCAACGAGGTGCCGTACTACCTCAGCGCCTTCGACGGCGGTGAAGGAACGGACAAGCTCTACGTCCAGAAGATCAACGATGGCGTCATCAGTGTCCTTTCGAGCGACATCACGTCGGTGGAGCGGATCGTGTTCGCGCCGATCCCCGAAGGCCTGTTTCCGATCGCCACGCTCTCGATGCGCAATTTGTCCGAAGCGCTGAGCGAGCCGATGGAGGTGAAGGGGCTGGGTGGCGGCGCGTCAACATTCGTGGTCGGGTTCTCCGAAGCGACGCACAGCATCACCATGAGTTTCACCGACTGGACCTTCACCAATTGGTCCGACCATGCCTTCCAGCTTTACGGCTCGGAGCACGGCGACACGCTCACCGGTGCCAACGTCGCGACCATCATGCACGGCGAGGGTGGCAATGACATTCTCGGCGGACGTTTCGGAGACGACGTCATCTACGGCGACGAAGGCGGCGACACGCTTGCCGGTCTCGACGGCGACGACAGCCTCCACGGCAATGAAGGGCGCGACTTCATCCTCGGAGACAACGGCGATGATTTCATCACCGGCGGGGCCGGCCGCGACACGCTGTACGGCAACAACGGCAACGATGAAATGTACGGCGGCAACTACGCCGATGAACTCCTTGGGCACAGCGGCGATGACACCATGAAGGGTGGTCACGGCCCAGACGTCATGTCAGGCGGTATCAACAACGATCTGATCTATGGCGGCACCCGGAACGACGTTCTCGATGGCGATGGCGGTGCGGATCTGATTTACGGCCAGAAAGGCCGGGATACGCTGAATGGCGGCGAGGGCAACGACACCCTCTATGGCGGCCCGGGCAACGATACCTACGAGTTCTCGCTCAACCATGGCGATGACAGTATCGGCGGCTTCAAGACCAAGGGTACGAATGTGATCGATCTGACCGAGCTTGGCCTGTCGGGCTTCAGCGACCTGATCATCACCGCGGACGGGGCTCGCACCATCGTCGATACCGGCGAGGGGACGATCACCCTGCACAACACAGCGGTCGCCGACGTTTCCGCCGCCGACTTCCTGTTCTAGCGCAACGTACCGGCTCCTGTTTTTATGGCGAAAGGCCGTCCGGACCTTCCTGTCCGGGCGGCCTTGTCGTTCCCGTGTGTCCACCTGTCGAAACCTCACGCGGTCGAAGAGAAAACACCCCCCGGGAGCACGCATACAGCGTATCTGCGGCCCGATATCGGACGTGCGCAAGAGTAACGGTTCGACTAACCAACGCTGTTGATAGACATATCGAAGAGCGAATATTTCCTTTGCGATGTGCTATGAGGTCCGGGGTGACGAACCCGAACGAATGACTTGTGGCACTGCGAGGCCGGCGGTTTGCATTTCGACGACATCATGCGCGTGCTCCACGCGATCTATGACGCCGCAGCCGTTGGAGAAGGCTGGCAGGACGTCCTCGTCGAGATTGCCGACCTCACCCGCACGGAGAACGCCGCTCTCGTGCTGGTCGATCCGAGCGCCGGGCTGTCATCGGTCGTGGCGCCGCGCGCCGACCCCGATCTGGCTGTGCGCTATTCGCAGTTCTGGTGGCAGAAAGACCCGACCGCTCAGGCGACCGCTGAAACGCCGGTCGGTGTCCTCACCACCTTGCAGGACACCGGGCGCGAGCGTTTCTTTTCCAGCGAGTTCTACAACGATTTCTGGCGCAATTCGGGTCTCGGCGCGGAGAGGATCGCGGCCAATCTGTTCACCGACGAGGGGGCGTTCGCCAGTTTCGTCTTGCAGGCGTCCTGTCGGAACGACGAGATCGACGAAGATGCGCTGCGTGCGATGCAGGTCCTCGTGCCGCATCTGGTGCGGGCCGCGAACATCCAGCGGCGCATGAACCAGCTTTATTATCAGCATGATCTGGCGAGAGCCGCGGCCGGAACGCCCGGGGTTGGCGCGCTTCTCGTTGATGATCGGGCACGTCTCATTTTTGCCGATGAGACAGGAGAGACGGTACTGCGCGCGCGCGACGATCTCATCCTCGATCACGGCACGATCCGGTTCGGGCTCAACGCCGACACCGTCAGGCTGCACAGGCTGGTGGCATCCTGTAGCGGGGACGCTCCGGTCGGCGTTCGCGGCGGGAACATGACAACGACCGCGGTGCCGGGCAGTGAACCGCTTAGCCTGGATGTGCTGCCCTATCACGGCGAGATGAACCGCAGCGGGTTCCACCCCGTATCGAGCACGCCACCGGCGGCAATCGTTCTGGTCGGCGATCGCGCCCAAAAACAGGCAGCCGCCCGGGGTTTGTTGCAGCAGCAATATGGGCTGACGCCGGCCGAGTGCAGCTTTGCTCTCGAAATCGTCAAGGCCGATGGTCGTAAGGCGGCCGCCGAGCGTCTCGGCATTTCCCTGTCCACGGCACGCACCCATTTGAGCCGGGTATTCGAAAAGACCGGCGTCAATCGCCAGGCCGAACTGGTGCGCCTTCTGTCGGCACAGGGTATTGAAATATAATCGTATTTTCGGCCTCAATCTGAATTCCGCGATGAGCTTCTCGAGGCGGCGTTGGCGAGGCCTGCAACGCCCGAGAGGGCGATGTTTCTGTCCGGGTACGAGACTCCCCGCTGATACGTATTGCGAATAGCAACGCGCGCGGAACCGCATTACGCAGTGAATTGAGGTCGTGGCAATCGCAGGAAGTGCCAACGCCGTTGCAGTATTCGAGGCAACGGCTCGCACGGTTTGGGGCCTGAACGAAAAGCCACGGCTCACTGGTGGAAACACGAAACCAAGGGGGAGGGGGACGCAATGTCCGACAACTCATCCAATAACGCATATTGGTCCGCCAATCTGCGCCTTATCGTGATCAGCCTCGTTATCTGGGCGCTGGTCTCGTTCGGGTTCGGCATCCTGCTGCGCCCGATGCTGAGCGGCATCGCCGTCGGCGGAACCGATCTGGGCTTCTGGTTTGCCCAGCAGGGTTCGATCCTTGTCTTCCTGGCGCTGATCTTCTTCTACGCCTGGCGGATGAACCGGCTCGATCGCAAGCACGGCGTTGACGAAGAATAGGGGCGCTTGGACCAATGGATCAGTTTACAATCAATCTGCTGTTCGTCGGCGGCTCGTTTGCGCTCTACATCGCGATTGCGATCTGGGCACGCGCCGGTTCGACGTCTGAATTCTACGCCGCCGGTCGCGGCGTTCACCCGGTCACCAACGGTATGGCGACTGCGGCCGACTGGATGTCGGCTGCCTCGTTCATCTCGATGGCTGGCCTCATCGCCTTCACCGGCTACGACAACTCGTCGTTCCTGATGGGCTGGACCGGTGGCTACGTGCTGCTGGCGCTGCTGCTTGCGCCGTATCTGCGCAAGTTCGGCAAGTACACCGTGTCCGAGTTCATCGGCGACCGCTTCTACAGCCAGACCGCCCGCATCGTCGCGGTGGTCTGCCTGATCGTCGCCTCGGTGACCTACGTTATCGGTCAGATGACCGGCGTTGGCGTGGCCTTCGGCCGCTTCCTTGAAGTCGACAACACCACCGGCCTCCTGATCGGTGCCGCGGTCGTCTTCGCCTACGCCGTGTTCGGCGGCATGAAGGGCGTCACCTACACCCAGGTGGCCCAGTATGTCGTGCTCATCACCGCCTACACCATCCCGGCGATCTTCATCTCGATGCAGCTCACCGGCGACGCCATCCCGGCGCTCGGCCTGTTCGGCGATCACGTTGCCTCGGGCGAGCCGCTGCTGGCCAAGCTCGACGCGGTCGTCAAGGAACTCGGCTTCAATGAGTACACGGCGCACTACGGCGACACCTTCAACATGGTGCTGTTCACGCTGTCGCTGATGATCGGCACCGCCGGTCTGCCGCACGTGATCATGCGCTTCTTCACCGTGCCGCGCGTCTCCGACGCCCGTTGGTCCGCCGGCTGGGCACTGGTCTTCATCGCCCTCCTTTACCTGACGGCTCCCGCGGTCGGCGCGATGGCCCGTCTCAACATCACCGAAATGATGTGGCCGAACGGCGGCATCCAGGGTGGTGCCGTGACGGTCCAGCAGATCAATGAGGACGAGCGTTACGACTGGATGGCCACCTGGCAGAAGACCGGTCTCCTCGATTGGGAAGACAAGAACGGCGACGGCAAGATCCAGTACTACAACGACAAGAATGCCGACATGCAGGCGCTTGCCGCTGAAAAGGGCTGGACCGGTAACGAGCTGACCAAGTTCAACCGTGACATCCTGGTTCTGGCCAATCCGGAAATCGCCAACCTGCCG
Coding sequences within:
- a CDS encoding DUF4212 domain-containing protein, which translates into the protein MSDNSSNNAYWSANLRLIVISLVIWALVSFGFGILLRPMLSGIAVGGTDLGFWFAQQGSILVFLALIFFYAWRMNRLDRKHGVDEE
- a CDS encoding cation acetate symporter, which produces MDQFTINLLFVGGSFALYIAIAIWARAGSTSEFYAAGRGVHPVTNGMATAADWMSAASFISMAGLIAFTGYDNSSFLMGWTGGYVLLALLLAPYLRKFGKYTVSEFIGDRFYSQTARIVAVVCLIVASVTYVIGQMTGVGVAFGRFLEVDNTTGLLIGAAVVFAYAVFGGMKGVTYTQVAQYVVLITAYTIPAIFISMQLTGDAIPALGLFGDHVASGEPLLAKLDAVVKELGFNEYTAHYGDTFNMVLFTLSLMIGTAGLPHVIMRFFTVPRVSDARWSAGWALVFIALLYLTAPAVGAMARLNITEMMWPNGGIQGGAVTVQQINEDERYDWMATWQKTGLLDWEDKNGDGKIQYYNDKNADMQALAAEKGWTGNELTKFNRDILVLANPEIANLPGWVIGLVAAGGLAAALSTAAGLLLAISSAVSHDLIKGAINRNISEKGELMSARIAMAVAIVVATYLGLNPPGFAAQTVALAFGLAAASIFPALMMGIFSTRINRAGAVAGMLSGLTVTLVYIFLHKGWLFIPGTNSFTDAAPLLGTIKSTSFGAVGAVVNFVVAYIVSGMTKELPEDIKELVRSVRIPRGAGSAQSH
- a CDS encoding LysR family transcriptional regulator; the encoded protein is MINITLKQLRYFDSLASEGHFKRAAELCAISQPALSMQIKELEDVLGAALFERSARQVRLTAFGEKIAGRVEEILRSVDELGDFARASRGLLSGSLRIGVIPTIAPYLLPTVIGNLRAAFEGVDIHVRETLTSKLVQELLDGRIDTAIVALPVSEPNLTEVALFTEDFVLVRPAADEGQPVPEPAALRDMHLLLLEEGHCFRDQALTFCDLKPTPPRAGLDGSSLSTLVQMVGAGIGVTLIPEMAVGVETRSAPVSIARFASPTPSRTVGMVWRKSNPLAEQLMQVAEIVRQSAETQGAARSH